The window TCCGTTTATGCCGAATAGTACTTTAGCGAGCGTCCTTCTACCGGAGCCGCTTAGCCCCGTTAATCCGATAATTTCCCCGCGTTTCACATCCAAATTGATGTTGCGAATACGGCCGTAGTAAGACATATTTTCCAAACGAAGTACTTCTTTACCTAGTTTAACCTTGAGCTTAGGAAATCGATCTGCTAGCTCTTTACCGACCATGACTTTAACAAGATCGTTAAGCTCCATATCATTGACACTGCACGTCTGAACGGACTCGCCATCACGAATGACCGTAACTTGATCAGCGATTTGAATAATTTCTTCAATACGGTGAGAGATGTAAATGATTGCGACACCCAGCTTTTTCAGATCGCGAATGACTTTAAATAATGTCTCTATTTCCTGCTCGGTTAACGCAGCCGTAGGCTCATCCATGATAATAATTTTGGCTTTATGGGATAAGGCCTTTATGATTTCCACGAATTTCTGTTGACCCGAGCTTAATGATTTCACAGGTGTTCGCGCATTTATGTTCAAGCCAAAATCATCTAAGTATTTACGTGTTTCACGATATGCCTTATCCCAATCAATTAAACGATTCCATTTCTTAATCGGTTCCCTGCGAATGAATACGTTTTCAGCAATGTCGAGATCTTGAAATAAGCGAATCTCCTGGTAGATCATCGCGATACCCAATTCCTGGGCTTCCTTCGGATTGGGGATCGAAACAAGCTCTCCGTCTATGTATATGCTTCCTTCGTCAGGCTGAAACAAGCCCGCCAATACTTTCATTAGTGTTGATTTACCGGCTCCATTCTCACCAATTAAGGCGTGAACCTGACCCGCATCTGCGCTGAAATCGATTTGGTTCAACACCACATTGTCATTAAACCTCTTCGTTATGCCCTTCATTTGTAAGAAGTTTTCCACCTTATATGCCCCTTTACTTCTCTATAGAATCAGCGTGTAGACAACAGGGATTACCGAAAATCAAAGGTTGTAAAAAGTTTGACGGCTTGCTCAAAGTAATATTTCTTATAATCGTTCGGTAGTTGTGTGTTTGTAATTACTTTCTTAGCCATCGTCAGATCGCCAAGTCTGGCAAAGCCTTTGACATTAAATTTGGAGTAATCCGCAACAATAATGATTTCGCTGGAAATTTTTGCAACCTCCTGCAAAATCATCGCTTCCTCGTAGTGACTAACCGTATAGCCGGAGTCCAACTGCGCACCCTTTACACCTAGAAAAGCTTTGTTCACATAAATGCCTTTGAGCATTTGCAGAGCAAACCCGCCAACAAGCATCGTTGACGATGGTACCAAATCGCCTCCGATGACAATTGTCTTCACACCAGGCGTATCTTTCAATTCAAGACCAATGGCCAAGTCATTCGTTAAAACAGTGATTTTCTTTCCTTTGATATTCCTGGCGATCTCCAGACACGTCGAGCCAGCGCTTAAGAATATGGCTTCTCCATCCTCAATCATTTGAGCTGCGATTTTACCGATCATTCGTTTCTCTTCCACGAATTTCTGATCAGTATCCCCGCTTGAGTCAGAAGGAAGCGAATTCAATTTATCGTTCAATACGGCGCCGCCATATGTCTTAACTAGAAATCCTTTTTGTTCTAGCTTATCTAGGTCTCTACGAATCGTCACTTCCGTAACGGAAAACTTCTCACTGAGCTCGTATACATCGACCCGCTTCTCCGCCAGGAGCAGCTCTTTAATTTTATTCAATCGTTCAATCGCAAACATGATAAAAACCCCTTATAGGTAGGAAGGTACAATGATTATTAGTTGTGTGTATTATATCATGTTTCTTTCGTTTGTGTTCGTTTCCGATAATTTCGCTGTGCTTTGTTAGCGGTACTCCCATCTTGGAGAGTAGTTTCATGCACAAAAAAGGAGGTTCACTCCTCCTTTTTACCGCTTCACGTTATTAAACTCATCATACAGCTTCCAAATTCAACTTTTCGGAGTTAATTTAACTTCTTATTGCTTCTTTAAAGCCGTATTTTGTTTGATAAAATTGACACCCATACGAACCTCATCCAGATGTTGAATGGATGCCTCATACTGATTCGTTAGCACGCACATGAATAAAATATCGATCAAATGAAGCTGAGCGAGCCGGGAAGAAGTTGCGGCGCTGCGGAAGACCTCTTCTTGTTTGGCGGACACGAACAAATTAATGTCAGCAATTTCGCTGATCGGCGATAATCCATAGCTCGTTAAGCTGATCGTTGTTGCGCCTTTCTCCTTGGCTAGCTCCAGGAGTTTACCAACTTCATAGGTCTCTCCCGAGAATGAAATACCTACGACGACATCCTTCTTATTTGACTGTGCGACCAGCATAGCCGAAATATGAAAATCTGTATTCGAAGTTGTCGATCTATTTACACGAACGAACTTCAGCTGCGCATCCTGAGCAATAACAGCAGATGCACCAACACCAAAGAAATGAATACTTTGCGCTCGCTCCAGGGCTTCCACCGCTTTGCCCAATGCCTCATAATTCATGATTTCTGCAGTCTCCTGCAGCGCGCGAACACTATTCGCGGTAACTTTCTGAACAATGGATGGCTGCGGTTCGTCCGGTTCAAAGTCAGTAAAGCCGACTTCATTTGAATTCCGCATATCTCCGGCTACTCTAAGTTTCAATTCCTGAAATCCACTGAGTCCAAGTGATTTACACAGCCGAATAACCGCAGAAGCGCTTGTAGAGCTTAATTCTCCTAACTCATTGGCCGTACAACGAATCGCCTCATGGGGATTTTCAATGATATATAAGGCAATCTTTCGCTCAGACGGTGGCAATTGCTCCGCGATTTCCTGCAGCATGATTAAGCCCCCCGAAAGCGACTGGGCAAGATGATTGTCTGCCATGAATTCCACTCCCTTCGTACTGACCGATTATCCTTTTACAGCTCCTTCAATCATACCACGTACGATGTGCCTTTGGAAAAAAGCATACAAGATCATCACAGGTATCATAGAAACCGAAAGTCCTGCAAATAAAAAAAAGAGGAGCCAAAGCCCCCCTTTTCCTTATTCGTAGACGTTTACCATTTGTCGCGAATCCTATTCGTTGTGGCCTCTGCTTACTTTTCTATAACTTTCCAGATTGGTCATGAGGAACCGTAACAGTTGCTGAAGCGGAAGTTATGTTACCTGCCTGATCAAAAGCCGTATAGGTGATAGTGTATATGCGTCCATTACCTTTGCCGGATCTTTCAGCACGAAGCATATATTCAGTATCCAACATACCAATTTCTGCACCTTGAATGTCGGTTGACGTATGACCATCCCCTGGTCCATTGTCCGACTCGCTGCTTGTAATGGATGCAAGCAAAACGGATGCGATTCCAGAAAGGTTATCATTGGCATACACTGAAGCGTTTACCGTATTCATTTGATGATTAGCCAGCCACAAAGCAGTTTTATCCAAAATGACATTAAGCGTTGGGGCCATCTTATCCAATTGCACGACCGCGGTATGTGGAGATTCAACATTACCTTCCTTGTCAACGCTCCAGTAAGAGATGGTGTGACTGCCTTCTGTTGTGATGGTAACGGAAGTGCCTTGCTGCTCGATACCGCCGTTCACCGTGTAGAAGGTTCCAGCTACACCTGAGCCGCCGTCGCCTGGAGTGAGCGTTACCGTGACATCATGATTGACCCAGCCGGCAGGTGCATTATCGATCGTTGCTGCTGGTATATACGTTGGTTTCTCAATAATAAGCACAGGACGATAATTCGCCGTGGCGTTCTCTTTGGAAGCGTAAATGACATCGCCTGTGGAACCCTGATTCGTGGTCGCCATAATACGGATCGAGAACGTTTTATCCGTCGATATTGCATCGTAAACCGCACCCGTCACATCGAATTCGACCGGCGTCCCGACGGTCGGCGCCGTCCAATTCGCTAGTAGTGTTCCGACACCCGGCTGGTTATTCCAAGTCATACCTGTTTCCGACCAAGAATCGTTCGTTGCTATATTCGCCTGCTGTGAGATGCCGCTTTTGCCGATAGAAGTAGGCACAAGCCTTATTTTCGCCGACTTGATCAAGCCGGTGAAGGAGGACAAGTCAAACTTTAAGAAGGACTGTCTGTTAAAACCAGTACCGTCATTTTTGACAACGAGCGAAGGATCCGTACCATTATTCGTATTCGCATATGAACCGTTGCGCACATACGTATCCGCTGTTGGGGCAAAAGAAACCATATCAGGGAGCGTGATCGACAATTCGCCCGACGGAGCGCTTTCCCCAGAACCGTTTACGGCCTTCACTATGAAATAATACGTAGCCTTGTTCGTCAACCCCGTTACCGTGTAACTGGTTTCGCCTGCGCTTACAGCAGACACATCTACTGAATTCGTATAGCTTCCGGCAGTCGTTCCGTAATAAACCCGGTAGCCGGCAGCTCCCGTATACCCGCTCCATTTCAGCGTGGCGGAGCCGTCACCTTTCGTTACTTCTATTAACTGAGGTGCTGCTGACGTAGTCGGTTGACCTATGTTCAGCTTAGCCAGGAACGTTTTGCCAATTGAACCCCCTGCCTTCACTTCCAGCTTAGTTGTAGGAGCAAACTGCTTCACAGTTATCCCCGAATCTAGCCCAATGACACCGGTTGTTGCTCGGTGAAGCTCGATTTCAATCGTTCCTGTATTGGATTGCGTCGGATCGGAAATGCCGATTTGCAGCTCGTTTCCGCTTTCGACTACAGTCACGGATGCTTTTTTGTTGCTGGTCAGGTAATCATTACCGTCCACTTGTATCGTTTGGGCGGAATCTGTCCAAAAGTTCGCTCCGACCGCATTCGCTTCCGTATCCTTTACAGCCTGCACAGTCCCCGTGTTTTTGAGAACGTTAAAACCCGGATTCGATGCATAGGCAGCAGCCTCAGCCGCTGTTTTACCCGGAAGCACGGCATACGCATAGGAGGCTTGCGTCGGATTAACGCCGTGATTCAGCGACAAACTCGCATAATCTGCGGTCAATACGTTTGTGCTTGTTCCTGTATAAATATCATTCCAAGAACCAGTACGCGTCTCCCGAAGTCCGTTCACAGTAGCGCCTCCAGGGAAAACATAAGCGATATCGGAACCGGGTACGCTTCCCGCCAAATGCGCCCATTGGGCGCCTGTCATCGCTTCCGACCAACCGATTGTAGAGGGCTTCGCTATTCCGTCTACCGTTAACGTATTTGTGCCGCCTGCGTTCAGCTTGCGATTCTCAACGATTGTTTCCACTGTGCGGCCGCCTGTGCTCGTAATATCGGAGCCCAGAGCAATATACGTATCGCCGAATAAGAACCAAGACTTTTTGCCAGATAATGGAGTCCCTGTATTGCTCGACATTGAGAACTGCATGCCGACTGACCCGTACGGACCGTCTACCGACGAACCTCCTGCCCAATTCGATGTATTGAACTTGAAGGAGCTTAACGTACCCGTTGACCCGTCCGTCGTCGTGCCCGGCAAACGAACCGCGTTCACGGTCGGCCAATAGGCACCGTTAAACTGGGTTTGGTCCGAATTGTATAAATAGGCGGCTCCGGCTCCTTGCCACCAAGGCTTTTTATTTTCACCGGGTGTGCCATATTCAAATGCGGAAATGCGCGTCGAGAACAACCCTAGCGCCAACCCGAAATTCGGGCGCAAATGCAAGGCGCGATCCATCCCGGCAAACACATGTGTTTCCAGCAATTCCGCAGCCGGAACTACGGAGGAATCGTTGATTAACGCCTTGATTTTACCAATATTGAAGATCGAAAGACCTTCTGTATAGCTTGCGAATGTCGTATCCGAAGCAATCTGGCCTTTGGCGATTTGCCGGATCGTTGCTGCATCTTGTGCGTTCATTCCATCCGCCAGCAGCACAAGCGAGGAAATGATCCCTCGGCCCATTTGATGATCCTGCTGCGTTTCCCGTGCAATCGCCCGACCTCGTACCGTATCCATCATCGCCCCTTTGTACAGAAACGGCTGATACGCTTCTGTCACCCAGCGAATGACGTTGGCAAGATTCGGATCGGTGACATTCCAACTTGAACCTCCTAGCAAATACATCAGTTTGGCCATATCACCAATCAGCACCGCACCGTAGCTTCCCGTATATGCGACATAATCGTGCTGAATGAACGAGCCGTCTTCGTAAAAGCCGTCTCCGTCCTTTACATATAATAGAACTTGACTGATCGCATCCCGTCCCTGGGCAAGCTTGGTGCTCGACTTTGTGACGACGCCACGCAGAGAGACGATTAGTGCTTTATCTAAACGGTTCGCCCCGGTTTCCTTAAGCGACGGGGAATTCGTACGATAAGTCGGATCCGGTACGAATTTATCCAACGCTTTCGTATAGTTGGTCGTTTGCGTAGCGGACATTTGATCGTAGATCAAAACCATCGCGTCGGTCAAGTTCAGCGGAACGCCGATTTCCCAGTCCCACCAGTTGCCTGATTCGCCCTTCGTCTCGTTATATTTGTTCGCGTACATCCAATCCAAGCCGCTAAGGATATCGGCTGCCAAACTTGTATTTCCGTATAACGACGAACCAGTTGTTGCATACGCCAGCGCCATTTCCTTCAACCGAACGTAGTTGGAGGAAATCGTGCTGGATGCGCTCCAGCCCGCCAAGTCGTTCCACAAATACGTACGTCCCGCAGTTTTGTTCATCGACAACCAGTAGCTGTTCGCGTTCGTTTCGATTTGGTCGATTTTCACCGCAATTTCCGGATCCGATACGTTTATTGCTGAACCCCCTGTCAAATACGTCTTCCATCTATCCCTAAGCAAATCATACTCATCGGCTGCGCTAGCCGATTGTGCCGGCCCCAACAAAAGCATGAACGAATACATCAGAAGACATGTAATCAGCGAATACACGACGAATTTCTTAAATAGAAAGTTCATTAACGTTCCCCTCCACCAACTAATTTGATAATTATTCAATTACTTTCCAGTTTGGTCATGAGGAACCGTAACGGTTGATGAAGCGGAAGTCCTATTGCCTGCCTGATCAAAAGCCGTATAGGTGATGGTGTAAATGCGTCCATTACCTTTGCCAGATCTTTCAGCACGGAGCATAAATTCAGTATCCAAATTGCCAATTTCTGCACCTTGAATGTCGGTCGACGAATTACCATCTCCTGATCCATTGTCCGACTCGTTGCTTGTAATGGAAGTAAGCAAGATGGATGCGATTCCTGAATGGCTATCATTGGCATACACGGACGCACTTACCGTAATCATTTGGTGGTTTGCCGGCCACAAAACAGGTTTATCCAAAACGACATTAAACGTTGGGACCGTCTTATCCACTTGCACAATCGCGGTATGTGGAGATTCAACATTACCTGCCTTGTCAACGCTCCAGTAAGAGATGGTGTGACTGCCTTCTACTGTGATGGAAACGGAAGTGCCTTGTTGCTCGATACCGCCGTCCACCGCATAGAAGGTGCCCGCTAAGCCTGAGCCGCTGTCGCTGGCATTGAAAGTAACCGTAACGTCGCTGTTCACCCAGCCAGCAGGAGCATTATCCGAAGTTGTTGGAGCTGTCTTATCGATTTGCACGACCGGCACTTCCACGATCAGCAGATTGTCGATGATAAACGGGTTGGGGTTATCGCTCGGCGCCGGGGTGTCGCCGTTTCGCAAAATACCGAACCAAGTCTGGTCGGATGTGCTCACGAACTCGTACTCATAATATCCTCTCCAGTTTGGAACCGCTGTCTTAATGTCGGTGTTGCGGTAGGTGCCGTTGGCAGCCCAGCCTTCGGGCATCGCGGTTATTGGCACGCCGTCGTCCGACCGGTTCGACTTAACGTTGTTGAAGTACGGGCCCATCGTGCCTTGCAGATAATCGTAGTGCTGGAGTCCTGTAAATTCCACGGTTGTCGAAGAAGCTCTCTGACTCATTGTCCCGTTCATACCACTCCCGAGCACAAAGGCGAAGATGCCGTTTACGCCGGTCTGGTAGTCAAAGCTGATACGGTATGTCTTGCCCTCTTCAAACCGGAGGCTCTGGGGTGTGGTCTGGTACATGATGCCCGCGCTTCCAGTGATATTAGAGAATGAGGTATTGCCGTCCACAACCAGATCAACCGGGATGGTCGTGGTATCCCACCACTGGCCAGTAACGGTATTACCCGCTTGGTCTTTCGTGGGCTGCACAAAGTTTCTTACGCTTTCTGGCGCGTTATCGCCCCAATCGGGTACAGTATTGTTTTGCGTATAGGGTTCATGACGGCGCTGCATGATCGTTCTGGCTTCGCGAAACCCACCGCCGTTGCCAAGGTTAAAGGGGAAGAAGCCCTCAAAGGTGGGTTTGTTGATGGCCGTACCCGCTTCAGTCGTTCCGTCCGGCGAGGATTCGAAATCCTGATACAGGATCGTTTTCCCGTCGGTCACCGGAGTCTTCGGCGTAGGAGTGGCAGTCTTGTACACGCGCATGTTGTCAAATCGCACCTCGCCCTCGCCCGCTGCGGCGTGCAGCCGGATTGTCGCCGTGGGTGCGTCCGCGGTGAATACGACGCGCATACGGAGCATACCGGTTTTTTCTTTGGAGTCATAGCGGTCATAGTTAAGCAAGATGGAAGAATCTGTATAATTGGAGAACGTATCTCCGTCTGTATCCACTATGAGGGACGCCTTACGCGTTTTGCCACGCTGCACCTCCACCATAACCGAAACGGCGTACTCGTCGCCGGGCGTCAGGCCGGTGATTGTCTGGCTGACCTCCGTTTCGTTACTGTCATTGACCGCAAGCTCCCAGTTGCGGCTTCTGCCGTGGTTGTCGGCATTCGAGTTAAGCTCCACTGCGGCTCCGCCCGTGGTGAAAAGAGGCATATTTGTGTTGTCGTTACGCACTACTTCGGGATTGCCATTTATCGTATTCCAACCTTTGAGGCTGCCGGTGCTGAAGCCGGGGTTATACACGTACTGCCCCCCGCCGAATTCGACGTCCACATCCATATCCTGCTGTTCTTTGTACACCACGTACGGGGTTCTTGCATCCGTATTTAAAGTAACTTTTCCATTCTCCACCGTCAGAACCTGTTCAGAAATCTTGCCCAGGTCGGACAACTTATACATATAGACGGTCTCGAGGTCCAGCCATCTGTCGGGCAGCTCCCAGGTCGTACTGCCGCCGTCATCGTTCCAATGGTATAGTTTGATCTCCTTCTCTTCTTGTTCATCAAGCTTTTGCATGTCGCCCTCGTCCCACGGTATCAGGTACTTGGTGGAACCTTGATCGGTGCCTATTGTGTTGACCTGCTCGTAAATCTTCTTTCCGTCTTTTTCGATGATACGTTTGCTGTTTCTTGTTTCGTTATTGGGGTTCTCATGACCCTCTGCATAAACCTTCACATCTCCGTTATTAAACTCGATGTAGTCCGCCCAGCCATCCTTATCCTTTTCCATGCGCGTAATGGGGAAGTGCTGCATGAACTTAGTGGGGATGTTGTTGCGATAGATTTTCTCAACAATCGAGTCATATTCGTTGATGCCGTTGTGCACCCAGCCCTCGTAGGAGGTCGTATCGGCGCCCATCAGCAAGAAGGCGCTGTTCGGCACTCGGGTTTCCTCAATGTCGGCCTTCCAGTTGTCGGTCGTGTAGTTATCCCAGCGGTCTTTGGTGTCGTTGAAGATAAACCGGGCAATATCGCTGGAGTATCCCTTGAGCGACGCGGGGCTGTAGCTCTTCTCCACGGACCAGTGCGCCCACGCGGCAGATTCCTCTGCGACGTACGGCCACTCCACGAAGTACGCAAGGCCGTTATCCTCGTAATCCCGCGCCAAGGCGTTTCCGCGCCAGCCGTTATGGGAGTACACATCGCTGTAAATGAAGCCCAGATCCGGTATATCGGTTTTAAAACGATTCATGCGCTCAAAACGGCTTTTTTCCTGACTTGCCTCATTCTCATTATATCGGGTCAGCGCATCCATCTGGTCGTCGATCACATAGGCTTGGTGCAGGTAGTAACCAAACGCTACATAACCTTTGCTTCGCGGGGTAATTCCGTCGGCTTGCATTTCCACGTTTTCATAGCTGAACTGGTCAACCTTCGCGAAATACTCCGTAAAGTTGGTGTGGACACCGACAAAGCTGTTGTACTGTTTGGTCGTAATGTCGACAAATTTCCGGAACTCGTCCAAGCCACCCAGTTGGTCATCGTAGACGCTGAAGTCGCCCCAGTTGCCTGCGTTATGGTATTTTTGCAGGATGATTTGTCCCAAGCCGTCCGTATGCAGCGAGATCCGCTTGGTCTCGTCCACCGATGCCAGATACGGGTAGTTGGTTTCGTTGCCCTGTGACATAATAAGCCGTTGTACGACCGCGTCGGCAATTTTGTCCGAGCCGACCGCCACTTTAGCGACACTGCGGAACTCATTGGTCGCATCCTGCCAGTTAACGATGCCGTCGTCGTTGTTTTCTTCCGCCAGCACGACCCAGACATGCGGCATATCCCTTTCGTAGGGTTCATCTGTATACGTTCTGGTTATTAAGGCTTGCGCTTCTCCGTATATACCCTCATAGTCAATAAATTTCTTGGTCGCATCAGGGAATCGCCATACCCAAGAGCCGCTGAGCAGACTCGTGGTGACCAGCGAGTCGTTTCGCTTGGTGTCAGCGAATACGCGTCTTGCCACGCTGCCGTCAGTCAACCCGAAGGCGTTGCTCTTGATGCCGGCGGCCACGCTGCCGTTGGACACAAAGGCGTAGTTATAATAATCGGAGCCAGTCAACATATCTCCTATATTGAAGAAACTGTCGCCGCTCCTTCCGATGTTGCTTTCCATTTTGGAACCGGCAAATGAGGAGCCGGTACTAAAATTGCTGACAGTTACCGGATTATGATCAGGTATTTCGATTGTGAAAATGCGGTTGGCCGGATTCTCATTAATCTCGATAAAATCAAACTTGAGCACCATACCCTCCACCGTCACCTTGATCTTGATTTCCGCGTTCAACTCGGTCACTTTTAAGGTATAGATAACATGCTGGCTACCGTCTGCGTTCAGGATTGGCTCACCGGTTGTAACGACGGGCTTGTAGTCCTTAACCGTTGAACCTGTCAACCCCTGGGACGTATTTAAGCTGTATGTCATGCCGGTCGTCAGTCTGAGGGTGTCCAGCTTGGTGCGGTTGCCATCGATCTTCGCGCCGCTGGCCTTCATCTCATACTGAATGGCGCGGGGGAAGTCTCTATCCAGATAGACCTTCATTTTATTGTTCTCGATGCTGAACACGCTATTGTTTTGTGCAACCGTCACCGTCCCGGTTGATTTAACCTCCGAATTGTATATGGAAGTCGCCGTAACCGTTGTTTCACCGACATTTTCTCCGACCACCAGGTTACCGTACACGGACACAATGTCGGTGTTGGCGGCTGTCCACTCAAAGGCCGGCGTAGCGTTCGCGGGGACAGTTGTATAATTCAGCGTTGTCTGGTCCTGATGATTCACGCTGGCGGGAGTGGACAGTGTAACAGATGACGGCGGAATCACCACGTTCTCGGTGACCGTCAAGCTGTTAAAGCGCCCGACGGCGTCCTTCGGATTGACGATCGTCGCGGATGCCGATTGTATCACCGGGTTCCAGATACACCGTAACGATGTTCGACTGTTCAGTACTGGCGAGGCTGGACGTTGTCCTCGTAAATAATGTGCCAGCAAGCTGGCCGTTCACAAGCAGCCCCAATTGGCCGCTCGCCTGAGAGCTGCCTTTCGCATAGTTCAGGGTGATGTCATACAATCCAGGCTTATCCACGACGGCATCGGGCACGTCGATTCCAATAGACGAGCCGACCGGGACGTAGTCCATCGTATCCACAAACCCGTTGCCTACCCTGATCCCTCCGCTCAGCCCGGATAACGCGATCGGGATGTTCTCCGGGACTTCATTGGCGTTGCTATTCCGTACCACTGCCGGTGGGTCAAACACATTGTTTTCCGTATCCCACAGCGAGACTTGGGCGGTTTTCAGCCTAATCTCGTCTTCGTTATTCTTTACGTACAGGTTGTACTTAAACGTACCGCCGGTACCAGTGGACGTAATGACGACGTCCCCAGCCTTGATCGTCTGAATCCTTCCAGTCACAGAATCCACCGTCGCAATCTCCGGGTTACTGCTGGTCCAGGTGAGCGGGAAGGTCACGGGCTCCGGAATAATGATCTCATTGCCCGTCAGGAGGTAGAAGTTGCGGTTGAAGGAGTCGTATGTGTAGGACTGATCCACCTCCCAGACGGAGATATAGTCGATATTTACAAGGCCTCTGTCTGGATAGTCCACTACGTCAAGACTGGAGGTGTCGAGCACCAGAGAAATGGTGTCGCCCTCTTTCAGATCCATCGTCCAAATGTCGGACTCAACAAACACAAGCTCGCTGTCCCTGCCAGCGAGGGGAATACGGTAATTGCCAGGCGTTTTCGGAGAGCCGTTTTCATTTTTTTCGACCTGGTCGTAGTTTACATATACGCTGATATAGTCCTCAATTTCGTAATTGACACGGGAGAACTTCAGCATGAATCCGTATTCACCGTCTTTGTGAATAGTAAAAGGGAACGTGACGCCGGCACCGGGCTTCGCCCTATAGGTTTGGGGGTCGCTGCCGGTGTGGAAGCCGCCCAGGACAGATCTGTCGTTCGGCTGACCGGCCGGAGGCGACGAGTAGCTGCCGTTCGGGTAAGTCGTGCCGTTGGTAGTGTTGCCCAGGTTTGTGCGAACTACGTTGCCGCCGAACTTATCCGCGTATGCGGCCTTGTAGATGCCGTTAGCACGCGGGATAAGCGCAAGAGCTTCATACGCGTTGCTCAGGTTGCTCAATGCAGTATTGAGCGTTTCCGCCGTCGCTGTATCGTCGAGAAGCAAGTCTTTCGCCTCGGCCAGCGCCGTGGCAAACAGCACCCATGTAGCTGGGGTGTAGCGGTCCTCTTTAAGGCCACGCCCCTCAATGGTCGTGTTCAGCTCTTGAAGCGCTTTCCTCGCCCTGCTCTCATCAGTGCCCAGATCGAGCGTCGCTCTGCCTCCGCCGTTGTTGATCGTGAGCTTTATGTTAGAATTGGTGCCATTGACATATATGTCATATATGCCGTCATTCAACTTTTCATTAAAGATAACCTTGTAGCCGTTCTTGACGCCGGTAGCCTTTACGTCGCTATCTTGCACCAATGTGAACTCCATTCCATTGATGTCAGGATGCGGTTCACCATCCAGAAGAACCATCAGCTCCGGCTTCTTGGATACTGCTATATTCTCAATCCACATTTGCCTTGTAATCCCGTTATTGCCTGAGTTCCTTGTATCAAGCACCCGGAGTTCGGCAATGTTTACAGGGTCTTTTGCCCTGAATGCAAAGTCTTTGGCAACCTCGATTTCCGTGCCGCCTTCCGGCGTTACCCAGACGCTGTATGTTTTCGTGGTCATATCAATCGTAGTTTTTACATGATATATTTTATTTACCTCTAAACGGGAGATTTTATCAGCACCCCAAGCCGTGCCGTTATATGCG is drawn from Paenibacillus sp. V4I7 and contains these coding sequences:
- a CDS encoding Ig-like domain-containing protein, translating into MSKMKRRSLSIILVLVMMLSVIGDNLAPLTAYAADPDGSEAELISVAGETLEPGGGDGQQSNPITANVSVLKPQITTDDIVASSTAAVELYDDSNFSANQNTISLNAGENDVYIKVISQDETNVKYYRVTVNLTVTQPLSVSAYNVMFTINKDGQLFDGHGKTFTLRQNGEIIDNGSDIGGTVTFDVYDGTYNIFDGSDDTGETVAVSGTTAKTLNYYTVKFRAEDAGASNGSAIIAKYNDNFIASGAVVLGGKTLVITAEGRGGGLSPSDVLEAGYSYKWSGDGANNQTTDTLTINNLDRKIDVLCTVRGGLRLYAAGRNSTDAPKAYMKLPEVLTSGQMTVQFDYVTTVTSPNTAVSLVHGSAAANADVVNMNALVRFNTGIGAYNGTAWGADKISRLEVNKIYHVKTTIDMTTKTYSVWVTPEGGTEIEVAKDFAFRAKDPVNIAELRVLDTRNSGNNGITRQMWIENIAVSKKPELMVLLDGEPHPDINGMEFTLVQDSDVKATGVKNGYKVIFNEKLNDGIYDIYVNGTNSNIKLTINNGGGRATLDLGTDESRARKALQELNTTIEGRGLKEDRYTPATWVLFATALAEAKDLLLDDTATAETLNTALSNLSNAYEALALIPRANGIYKAAYADKFGGNVVRTNLGNTTNGTTYPNGSYSSPPAGQPNDRSVLGGFHTGSDPQTYRAKPGAGVTFPFTIHKDGEYGFMLKFSRVNYEIEDYISVYVNYDQVEKNENGSPKTPGNYRIPLAGRDSELVFVESDIWTMDLKEGDTISLVLDTSSLDVVDYPDRGLVNIDYISVWEVDQSYTYDSFNRNFYLLTGNEIIIPEPVTFPLTWTSSNPEIATVDSVTGRIQTIKAGDVVITSTGTGGTFKYNLYVKNNEDEIRLKTAQVSLWDTENNVFDPPAVVRNSNANEVPENIPIALSGLSGGIRVGNGFVDTMDYVPVGSSIGIDVPDAVVDKPGLYDITLNYAKGSSQASGQLGLLVNGQLAGTLFTRTTSSLASTEQSNIVTVYLEPGDTIGIRDDRQSEGRRRAL